One part of the [Synechococcus] sp. NIES-970 genome encodes these proteins:
- a CDS encoding ATP-dependent metalloprotease FtsH subfamily protein, which translates to MNKNNKKWRSTGLYALLAIVVISLAVSFLDQQPQSRVTWRYSQFLQEVQQGNVESVRISGDRTKAFVPAPDGTPILVNLPPGDTELIDILSENNVDIAVLPQSDDNWIFRALSTLIFPILLLVGLFFLLRRAQSGPGSQAMNFGKSKARVQMEPQTQVTFGDVAGIEQAKLELTEVVDFLKNADRFTAIGAKIPKGVLLVGPPGTGKTLLAKAVAGEAGVPFFSISGSEFVEMFVGVGASRVRDLFEQAKQNAPCIVFIDEIDAVGRSRGAGLGGGNDEREQTLNQLLTEMDGFEGNTGIIIIAATNRPDVLDAALMRPGRFDRQVVVDRPDYSGRLEILNVHARGKTLSKDVDLEKIARRTPGFTGADLSNLLNEAAILAARRNLTEISMDEVNDAIDRVLAGPEKKNRVMSEKRKTLVAYHEAGHALVGALMPDYDPVQKISIIPRGRAGGLTWFTPSEDRMDSGLYSRAYLQNQMAVALGGRIAEEIIFGEEEVTTGASNDLQQVANVARQMITRFGMSDRLGPVALGRQNGNVFMGRDIASDRDFSDETAAVIDEEVRGLVEEAYKRAKDVLVNNRAVLDKLAAMLVEKETVDAEELQTVLMENDVKMAAFSSASA; encoded by the coding sequence GTGAACAAAAACAACAAAAAATGGCGCAGCACCGGGCTTTATGCTCTCTTGGCGATCGTTGTGATCTCCTTGGCTGTGTCTTTTCTGGATCAGCAACCCCAAAGTCGAGTCACCTGGCGTTATAGTCAGTTTCTCCAAGAAGTCCAACAGGGCAATGTCGAAAGTGTCAGAATTAGTGGCGATCGCACAAAAGCCTTTGTTCCAGCTCCCGATGGCACACCGATCCTCGTGAATCTTCCTCCGGGAGACACAGAGCTGATCGACATTCTCAGCGAAAATAATGTTGATATCGCTGTGCTCCCCCAGAGCGATGACAATTGGATTTTCCGTGCCCTCAGCACCTTGATTTTCCCGATTTTGCTCCTTGTGGGCCTATTTTTCTTACTCCGTCGTGCCCAGAGTGGCCCTGGTTCCCAGGCGATGAACTTCGGTAAATCCAAAGCACGGGTCCAGATGGAACCCCAAACCCAAGTCACCTTTGGCGATGTGGCGGGGATTGAACAAGCCAAACTCGAATTGACTGAGGTGGTTGACTTCCTGAAAAATGCTGATCGGTTCACTGCAATCGGGGCAAAAATTCCTAAAGGTGTACTTCTTGTCGGTCCTCCTGGAACCGGTAAAACGCTCCTTGCCAAAGCCGTTGCTGGGGAAGCCGGTGTCCCTTTCTTCTCGATCTCTGGTTCTGAATTCGTCGAAATGTTTGTTGGGGTCGGTGCTTCCCGCGTCCGTGACCTCTTCGAACAGGCCAAGCAAAACGCTCCCTGTATCGTCTTTATCGATGAAATCGACGCTGTTGGTCGCTCCCGTGGTGCAGGCCTTGGTGGTGGTAACGATGAACGGGAACAAACCCTAAACCAGCTCCTCACCGAGATGGATGGCTTTGAAGGTAACACTGGCATCATCATCATTGCGGCCACAAACCGCCCCGATGTCCTTGATGCGGCCCTGATGCGTCCCGGTCGTTTCGATCGCCAAGTGGTGGTTGATCGCCCTGACTACTCTGGCCGTCTGGAAATCCTCAATGTCCATGCCCGGGGCAAAACCCTTTCTAAGGATGTGGACCTGGAGAAAATCGCCCGCCGCACCCCTGGGTTTACCGGTGCTGATCTCTCTAACCTCCTCAACGAAGCGGCAATCCTGGCTGCCCGTCGCAACCTGACGGAAATCTCCATGGATGAAGTGAATGATGCGATCGACCGCGTCCTCGCTGGCCCCGAGAAGAAAAACCGGGTGATGAGCGAAAAACGCAAAACCCTGGTTGCTTATCATGAAGCGGGTCACGCCCTTGTGGGTGCTTTGATGCCGGACTATGATCCTGTTCAAAAAATCAGCATCATTCCCCGGGGCCGAGCTGGTGGTTTGACCTGGTTCACCCCTAGTGAAGACCGCATGGATTCGGGTCTGTATTCCCGTGCTTATCTGCAGAACCAGATGGCCGTTGCCCTCGGGGGCCGAATCGCCGAAGAAATCATCTTTGGGGAAGAAGAAGTCACCACCGGTGCTTCCAATGACCTGCAGCAGGTGGCGAACGTCGCCCGCCAGATGATCACTCGCTTTGGCATGAGCGATCGCCTGGGGCCTGTGGCACTCGGTCGCCAAAATGGGAACGTCTTTATGGGGCGTGACATCGCTTCAGACCGGGATTTTTCTGATGAAACCGCCGCTGTGATTGACGAAGAAGTGCGGGGCCTTGTGGAAGAAGCCTACAAGCGGGCTAAGGATGTTCTGGTGAACAACCGTGCTGTCCTCGATAAACTAGCCGCGATGCTCGTCGAAAAAGAAACCGTTGATGCCGAAGAACTTCAAACTGTTCTGATGGAAAATGATGTGAAAATGGCTGCTTTTTCTAGCGCCTCTGCCTAA
- a CDS encoding phenazine biosynthesis protein, PhzF family gives MNNYAFYTLDVFTEQIFGGNPLAVFPDAQGLTASQMQAIAKEFNLSETVFVLPSEQPDCDFQLRIFTPHAEIPFAGHPTVGTAYLLAHLGFIPTTQTQIFLEEGVGTIPVAIAWENNRVKTTALSAAQMPVFSEVPAVAIAELLNLTPADLAPDRQPAVISCGLPFFYIPLASEAALHRCSLNLALWEKAIKNTEAANIYPFFVAENQTIYARMFAPALGITEDPATGSAATALAGYLAKYYPVATPENHWQIYQGIEMGRPSQIRLMFQSEADQVMAIFVAGATVLVSEGTLGL, from the coding sequence ATGAATAACTACGCTTTTTATACCCTTGATGTTTTTACGGAGCAAATTTTTGGGGGTAATCCCCTTGCTGTTTTTCCTGACGCCCAGGGCTTAACGGCTTCACAAATGCAGGCGATCGCCAAAGAATTTAACCTCTCAGAAACCGTGTTTGTTCTGCCCTCAGAGCAACCCGATTGTGATTTTCAGCTGAGGATCTTTACGCCCCATGCGGAGATTCCGTTCGCCGGACACCCCACCGTCGGCACAGCCTATCTGCTAGCTCACCTCGGTTTTATCCCCACAACGCAAACGCAGATTTTCTTAGAAGAAGGGGTCGGGACAATTCCCGTGGCGATCGCCTGGGAAAACAATCGGGTGAAAACCACTGCCCTCAGCGCAGCTCAAATGCCTGTTTTTAGTGAAGTACCCGCTGTGGCGATCGCCGAATTATTAAATCTCACCCCGGCAGATTTAGCACCAGATCGCCAGCCAGCGGTAATTTCCTGTGGTCTACCTTTTTTCTATATTCCCCTGGCCAGTGAAGCCGCTTTACATCGTTGTTCTCTAAATCTTGCACTCTGGGAGAAGGCCATCAAAAATACAGAAGCAGCCAATATTTATCCTTTTTTTGTGGCGGAAAATCAGACCATTTATGCACGGATGTTTGCCCCAGCCCTAGGGATTACAGAAGACCCAGCTACGGGTTCAGCGGCCACTGCTCTGGCCGGTTATTTGGCCAAATACTACCCTGTTGCCACCCCAGAAAATCATTGGCAAATTTACCAAGGGATTGAGATGGGGCGACCGAGCCAAATCCGTCTCATGTTCCAAAGCGAGGCTGATCAGGTAATGGCGATTTTCGTGGCGGGGGCTACGGTTTTAGTGAGTGAAGGAACCCTGGGACTTTAA
- the trpS gene encoding tryptophanyl-tRNA synthetase, whose amino-acid sequence MAKQRILSGVQPTGNLHLGNYLGAIQNWVEIQQNYDSFFCVVDLHAITVPHDPKVLAANTKAIAALYLACGIDLEHSTIFVQSHVKAHSELAWLLNCITPLNWLERMIQFKEKAQKQGENVSVGLLDYPVLMAADILLYDADKVPVGEDQKQHLELARDIVIRINDKFGTKKNPVLKMPDPLIRTTGARVMSLSDGTKKMSKSDPSELSRINLLDPPDVLTKKIKKCKTDPARGLEFDNPERPECNNLLGLYALLSGKTKETVASECADMGWGQFKPLLTETVIAALEPIQAKYHEIMANPDYLDQVLRDGREKAETVANVTLKQVQDALGFLPPL is encoded by the coding sequence ATGGCGAAACAGCGCATTCTCTCTGGGGTACAACCCACCGGAAACCTCCATCTCGGCAACTATCTCGGGGCGATTCAAAATTGGGTAGAAATCCAGCAGAACTATGACAGTTTCTTCTGTGTGGTGGATTTGCACGCGATCACTGTGCCCCATGACCCCAAAGTGTTGGCGGCAAATACAAAGGCGATCGCCGCGCTGTATTTAGCCTGTGGTATTGATTTAGAGCATTCAACGATTTTTGTTCAATCCCATGTCAAAGCCCATAGTGAGCTGGCTTGGTTGCTCAATTGCATCACCCCCCTGAACTGGTTAGAGCGGATGATCCAATTTAAAGAAAAAGCCCAGAAACAGGGGGAAAATGTCAGCGTTGGCCTGCTGGACTATCCTGTACTGATGGCCGCCGATATTCTCCTCTACGATGCGGACAAAGTCCCCGTCGGCGAAGACCAAAAGCAGCATTTAGAATTGGCCCGGGATATCGTCATTCGCATTAACGATAAATTTGGCACGAAGAAAAATCCCGTACTGAAAATGCCTGATCCGTTGATTCGTACCACGGGTGCTAGGGTGATGAGCCTCAGCGATGGCACAAAAAAAATGTCTAAATCTGACCCGTCGGAGTTGAGCCGAATTAACCTTTTAGATCCCCCCGATGTGCTGACGAAGAAAATTAAAAAATGTAAAACTGATCCGGCCCGGGGTTTAGAATTTGACAACCCAGAACGACCAGAATGCAACAATCTTCTGGGGTTATACGCCCTCCTCAGCGGCAAAACGAAAGAAACCGTGGCGAGTGAATGCGCAGATATGGGTTGGGGCCAATTCAAACCTCTACTCACGGAAACTGTAATCGCGGCCCTCGAGCCGATCCAGGCGAAATATCATGAGATTATGGCGAACCCCGACTACCTCGATCAGGTGTTGCGAGATGGGCGCGAAAAGGCGGAAACCGTCGCCAATGTCACCCTGAAACAGGTTCAGGATGCCCTTGGTTTTCTACCACCCCTGTAG
- a CDS encoding hypothetical protein (conserved hypothetical protein), translating to MDILSFTTSPDAFLALQRAIHHPWQETYLPWGSPYLTTRYAGLELALIYLSPRAIADLQYFIPLVTKLQPRLLTLVGVCQGLQDRVALGDIIVAQQVLSLATAKAIRLGDRAAPWQASLLGQPLNWQWQVQIPRPKSTPHQRGWLLHTLYDHELKPDHCLSPQEHPERQHHCPDWPLIFGQLVAEQLLNPDPLRLTAMALDLIREDQLLHLATGFPHDPVTSTVHLGAIADIIQVEPFTFGDFDILSAQPQILGLDVGSYAIAALAAQVEQPLMIIRAVQSYHPLQPQDPFRAYAAATATQFFLGFLRNLTHTTVPNHS from the coding sequence ATGGATATTCTTTCTTTCACAACCTCCCCCGATGCCTTCCTTGCCCTCCAAAGGGCAATCCATCACCCCTGGCAAGAAACCTATTTGCCCTGGGGTTCCCCCTATCTCACCACTCGATATGCGGGCTTAGAGCTTGCGCTGATTTATCTTTCGCCCCGGGCGATCGCCGACCTTCAATACTTCATCCCCCTGGTAACGAAGCTACAGCCCCGGCTTTTAACGCTGGTCGGCGTCTGCCAAGGTCTTCAAGACAGGGTCGCTTTGGGGGATATTATTGTCGCCCAGCAGGTTTTATCCCTTGCGACAGCGAAGGCTATCCGCCTAGGCGATCGCGCTGCTCCTTGGCAAGCTAGTCTGCTTGGGCAGCCGCTCAATTGGCAATGGCAGGTCCAGATACCCCGCCCCAAATCCACACCCCACCAGAGGGGCTGGCTACTGCATACTCTCTATGACCACGAGCTGAAGCCAGATCATTGCCTGTCGCCCCAGGAACACCCTGAACGGCAGCACCATTGCCCCGATTGGCCATTGATCTTCGGACAATTAGTCGCCGAACAACTCCTCAACCCTGATCCGCTCCGTTTAACTGCCATGGCCCTTGATCTGATTCGGGAAGACCAGCTACTGCATTTAGCGACAGGTTTTCCCCATGATCCGGTGACGTCAACAGTACATCTGGGAGCGATCGCCGATATCATCCAGGTTGAGCCCTTCACTTTCGGTGATTTCGATATACTCAGTGCCCAACCCCAGATCCTTGGTTTAGATGTTGGTAGTTATGCGATCGCCGCCCTTGCCGCCCAGGTTGAACAGCCTCTTATGATCATTAGAGCGGTACAAAGTTATCATCCGCTCCAGCCCCAGGATCCCTTCCGAGCCTATGCCGCTGCAACGGCCACCCAATTTTTCCTCGGATTTTTAAGGAATTTGACCCACACAACTGTCCCAAACCATTCCTAG
- the metF gene encoding 5,10-Methylenetetrahydrofolate reductase — MTSRLRRAIENREFVVTAEVAPPKGGDPMKMLQMAKILGDRVHGINVTDGSRAVMRMSSIAASTILLQNGIEPIFQMACRDRNVIGLQADLLGAQALGLRNVLALTGDPVKAGDHPKAKAVFDLESVRLLKLINKLNGGQDFNDKKLPDGPLALFPGGAVDPQLKSWYAIESRFARKVEAGAKFFQSQMITDFNRLEEFMTRVASQYDAPVFAGIFLLKSAKNAQFINRCVPGAQIPDAIIERLAQAENPLEEGMKIAAEQVKIAKNLCQGVHMMAVKKEDLIPQILDLAGVSIQNQIKPMLV; from the coding sequence ATGACCAGCCGCTTGCGTCGTGCCATCGAAAACCGAGAATTCGTCGTTACCGCAGAGGTCGCGCCCCCGAAAGGTGGCGATCCGATGAAAATGCTCCAAATGGCAAAAATCTTAGGCGATCGCGTCCATGGGATAAATGTCACTGATGGGAGTCGGGCGGTGATGCGGATGTCTTCGATTGCCGCCTCAACCATTCTTTTACAAAATGGCATCGAGCCGATTTTTCAGATGGCCTGCCGCGATCGCAATGTGATTGGACTCCAGGCAGATCTACTGGGCGCCCAGGCCCTCGGCTTGCGGAATGTGTTGGCCCTCACAGGGGATCCGGTGAAAGCAGGGGACCACCCAAAAGCAAAGGCCGTTTTCGACCTCGAATCGGTGCGATTGTTAAAGCTGATCAACAAATTAAATGGCGGTCAGGATTTCAACGACAAAAAATTGCCCGATGGCCCCCTCGCTCTATTCCCTGGGGGGGCTGTCGACCCGCAATTAAAAAGTTGGTATGCGATCGAATCTCGCTTTGCCCGAAAAGTGGAAGCCGGAGCCAAATTTTTCCAATCGCAAATGATCACAGACTTTAACCGCCTCGAAGAATTTATGACGCGGGTGGCTAGTCAATACGATGCGCCTGTATTTGCCGGAATTTTTCTGTTGAAGTCGGCAAAAAATGCCCAATTTATTAACCGTTGCGTTCCGGGGGCCCAGATTCCTGATGCCATTATTGAACGACTAGCCCAGGCAGAAAACCCCCTCGAAGAAGGGATGAAGATTGCCGCCGAACAGGTCAAAATTGCAAAAAATCTTTGCCAGGGTGTGCATATGATGGCGGTGAAAAAAGAAGATTTAATTCCCCAAATCCTGGATTTAGCAGGTGTTTCAATCCAAAACCAAATAAAACCAATGTTAGTGTGA